The Xanthomonas indica genome has a segment encoding these proteins:
- a CDS encoding acetyltransferase translates to MNALVLIGQGHALEQAQRTVQACGLAHVDIVLDAQDRYNFDLGALHASHVPATTDVFVAMDERAVNQSRHKLLADVRLAGYGSIDLIWPQAHVDAGVRLLGNVHVGPGCNLAAGSSIGAGSWLERQVIVEQDVRVGACVTLHAGVHLGRGTQIGQGSTLGGGSMTRSGAKIGRHCEWLLPGTVPDVLPDRCFYDALMPGGARILR, encoded by the coding sequence ATGAACGCGCTGGTGTTGATCGGCCAGGGCCATGCGCTGGAACAGGCGCAGCGCACCGTGCAGGCATGTGGCCTGGCGCACGTGGACATCGTCCTGGACGCGCAGGACCGCTACAACTTCGACCTGGGCGCCCTGCATGCCAGCCATGTGCCTGCCACGACCGACGTGTTCGTCGCCATGGACGAACGCGCGGTCAACCAGTCGCGGCACAAGCTGCTCGCCGACGTGCGCCTGGCCGGCTACGGCAGTATCGACCTGATCTGGCCGCAGGCGCATGTCGACGCCGGCGTGCGCCTGCTCGGCAACGTGCATGTCGGCCCGGGCTGCAACTTGGCGGCCGGCAGCAGCATCGGCGCCGGCAGTTGGCTGGAACGGCAGGTAATCGTCGAACAGGATGTGCGCGTAGGCGCCTGCGTCACCCTGCATGCCGGCGTGCACCTCGGCCGCGGCACCCAGATTGGCCAGGGCAGCACCTTGGGCGGCGGCAGCATGACCCGCAGCGGCGCCAAGATCGGCAGGCACTGCGAATGGTTGCTGCCCGGCACCGTGCCGGACGTGTTGCCGGACCGGTGTTTCTACGATGCGCTGATGCCTGGCGGCGCCCGCATCCTGCGTTGA